The Methyloferula stellata AR4 genome includes a window with the following:
- the pyrH gene encoding UMP kinase — protein sequence MTEEGGTPEALRQWRRVVVKLSGEALMGHRTHGLDAETLERLALDLVETAALGVEIAVVVGGGNFFRGIEGAEKGIERARADSIGMLATVMNALALEFAIEKLGQSARVLSAVPMPSLCQPYSRQAALHHLSKQRIVILAGGTGNPFFTTDTGAALRAAELSSDVIMKATQVDGIYSADPKIDPKATRYTKLTHDEAINKNLAVMDTAAFALARENKIPILVFSIKERGAIRAALEGKGLATLVLP from the coding sequence ATGACTGAGGAAGGCGGAACGCCGGAGGCCTTGCGGCAATGGCGCCGCGTCGTCGTGAAACTCTCCGGCGAAGCGCTCATGGGGCACCGGACCCACGGCCTAGATGCCGAAACGCTCGAACGCCTCGCCTTGGACCTCGTCGAAACGGCTGCGCTTGGCGTCGAGATAGCAGTCGTCGTCGGCGGCGGCAATTTCTTCCGCGGCATCGAGGGCGCCGAAAAGGGCATTGAGCGCGCCCGCGCCGATTCGATCGGCATGCTGGCAACCGTCATGAACGCTCTGGCGCTTGAGTTTGCGATCGAGAAACTCGGCCAGTCCGCCCGCGTGCTCTCGGCCGTTCCGATGCCGTCGCTCTGCCAGCCTTATTCCCGCCAGGCGGCTTTGCATCATCTTTCGAAACAGCGGATCGTGATTCTGGCCGGCGGCACCGGCAACCCATTCTTCACGACCGATACCGGCGCGGCGCTGCGCGCCGCCGAACTCTCAAGCGACGTGATCATGAAGGCGACCCAGGTCGACGGCATTTATTCGGCCGATCCGAAGATAGATCCGAAGGCAACGCGTTATACCAAGCTGACCCATGACGAGGCCATCAACAAAAATCTCGCGGTCATGGACACAGCCGCTTTCGCGCTCGCCCGCGAGAACAAGATTCCGATCCTCGTCTTCTCCATCAAGGAGCGCGGCGCGATCCGCGCGGCGCTGGAAGGAAAAGGCTTGGCCACGCTGGTTTTGCCATGA
- a CDS encoding ATP-binding protein yields MPKFETARGSLRIRLIVIPASLLVLGILAATVTTLYGARDRIHSEIDSGVNLGSRLMEYALDDVASSPNPAEALRQLREDLAHVRHIKVAYVANPAQDKVEPPNSDSKHAAPHWFQQWFEPARVVQTYKVNFGNEPHGELVMWTQPADEVNEVWLGLTFVTGLLGVLSFAIIALILLTARQTLAPLHTLVEGLDRLEQGQFDALAEIRVAELRRIGETFNRLAHSLARTEADNHFLIDRLMSVQEAERKELARELHDEFGASLFGIRAAASCIIAAIGTRDAMDVAAQELIDKEIVDRAALISTLADGIQKQNYRILDRIRPVILHQMGLFDALRQLVDSWGAHHRDCSYALDLPSENLSFDEEVSLTAYRIIQECLTNVARHSKAKAMHIGLRYGTDAKATGLHIRIEDNGIGLPAGFRFGFGFLGMSERLRKLGGQLHISNAPRTGTIIDAFIPASPRPSERVFSERLENILIK; encoded by the coding sequence ATGCCCAAGTTCGAGACCGCCCGCGGCTCCTTGCGAATCCGCCTGATCGTCATCCCGGCGAGCCTCCTCGTTCTCGGCATTCTGGCAGCCACCGTCACCACGCTTTATGGCGCCCGCGACCGCATCCATTCCGAAATCGATTCCGGCGTCAATCTCGGCAGCCGGCTGATGGAATATGCGCTCGACGACGTTGCGAGTTCTCCCAATCCGGCGGAAGCCTTGCGGCAATTGCGTGAGGATCTCGCGCATGTGCGCCATATCAAGGTCGCCTATGTCGCCAATCCCGCACAAGACAAGGTCGAGCCGCCGAACTCCGACAGCAAGCATGCCGCGCCACACTGGTTTCAACAATGGTTCGAACCGGCCCGCGTCGTCCAGACCTATAAGGTCAATTTCGGAAATGAACCGCACGGCGAACTCGTCATGTGGACGCAGCCTGCCGACGAAGTGAACGAAGTCTGGCTCGGCCTAACCTTCGTCACAGGCCTGCTCGGCGTCCTCTCATTCGCGATCATCGCGCTCATCCTTTTGACGGCGCGCCAAACGCTCGCGCCGCTCCACACTTTGGTCGAAGGCTTGGATCGGCTCGAACAAGGCCAGTTCGATGCGCTCGCCGAAATCCGCGTCGCCGAATTGCGCCGCATCGGCGAGACATTCAACCGCCTCGCGCATTCGCTTGCGAGAACCGAAGCGGACAATCATTTCCTTATCGACCGGCTGATGTCGGTTCAAGAAGCCGAGCGCAAAGAGCTCGCGCGCGAATTGCACGACGAATTCGGCGCCTCGCTTTTCGGCATCAGGGCCGCCGCCTCCTGCATCATCGCGGCGATTGGCACCCGCGACGCGATGGATGTGGCGGCCCAGGAACTTATCGATAAGGAAATCGTCGACCGCGCCGCGCTGATCTCGACTTTGGCGGACGGCATTCAAAAACAAAATTATCGCATTCTCGACCGGATCAGACCCGTCATTTTGCATCAGATGGGCCTCTTCGATGCGCTGCGCCAGCTCGTCGACTCCTGGGGGGCGCATCATCGCGATTGTTCCTATGCGCTCGATCTGCCGTCCGAAAATCTCAGCTTCGACGAAGAGGTCAGTCTCACAGCCTATCGGATCATCCAAGAATGCCTCACCAATGTGGCGCGGCATTCGAAGGCGAAAGCGATGCATATCGGGCTCCGCTATGGTACCGACGCGAAGGCGACCGGCCTTCACATCCGCATCGAAGATAATGGCATCGGCCTGCCGGCCGGCTTTCGATTTGGTTTCGGCTTTCTCGGCATGAGCGAAAGGCTGCGCAAACTCGGCGGCCAATTGCATATCAGCAATGCGCCTAGGACAGGCACGATCATCGACGCTTTTATCCCGGCGTCGCCGCGCCCGTCGGAGCGCGTCTTTTCCGAGCGTTTGGAAAATATCCTTATAAAATAA
- a CDS encoding response regulator transcription factor, which yields MDKQVKVLVIEDHPIVRDGCMRIFAQRTDIDAIEASSAETGSALNRSLAPEIVVLDVNLPDANGLDLISSLLADNPAAKIIVFSMYEAASFVTHALEKGARGYITKNDDPMTILSAIDKVRAGTVYLGQAVAQNLALFNLEAANSPLRDLSDRERQVLGLLGDGKSLTEISSDLTIGYKTAANLVSAIKQKLSIPTSSALIKFAVEQRAKL from the coding sequence ATGGACAAACAGGTGAAAGTTCTGGTCATCGAGGATCATCCGATCGTTCGCGACGGTTGCATGCGCATCTTCGCGCAACGGACCGACATAGACGCGATCGAAGCGAGCTCGGCCGAAACCGGCAGCGCGCTCAATCGGAGTCTTGCACCGGAGATCGTCGTGCTCGACGTCAATCTTCCGGATGCCAACGGCCTCGATCTCATCAGCTCCCTGCTCGCCGATAATCCGGCTGCGAAGATCATCGTCTTCAGCATGTATGAGGCAGCGAGTTTCGTGACTCATGCGCTCGAAAAAGGCGCCCGTGGCTATATCACCAAGAACGATGACCCGATGACCATTCTATCGGCCATAGACAAGGTGCGTGCGGGCACGGTCTATCTCGGCCAGGCGGTGGCGCAAAATCTCGCGCTCTTTAATCTCGAAGCTGCCAATAGTCCTTTGCGCGATCTGAGCGATCGCGAGCGGCAGGTGCTTGGCCTGCTCGGCGATGGCAAAAGCCTCACCGAAATCTCGTCCGATCTGACGATCGGCTACAAGACCGCCGCTAATCTCGTCTCTGCGATCAAGCAGAAATTGTCGATTCCGACGAGTTCGGCGCTGATCAAATTCGCCGTCGAGCAACGCGCAAAGCTCTGA
- a CDS encoding TonB-dependent receptor, whose product MRFWEKREHRFGKLALMLATSSLALSAYGMKAQAQTVVLSQIDVVATTPLGGEGTERTKVPYNVETLSREEFQQTHQNEITEALARRTPGISTNDVIGSPLVQELDYRGFVASPIPGTPEGLAVYQNGVRINEAFGDVVNWDAIPSVAINRTTIESGNPIFGLNALGGAVVLEMNNGFTYQGTMTDLRFGSRMRRQAEFEYGKAIDNWGFYFAAESLHDNGYRYDGGSHVNRGYADLGYRAEGNELHLAFTGGRTNLGVAGTTPEELVDFNRSSVFTTPQTTQNTVGMVQLNGKFDVTNTLTVNTVGYIRSFDQAHVDGNISNFASCGGATLCDGSGNSTSIPDVSNGQIVGEIDRNWTRSRSTGATVQLTDTDKIIDHNNKFTAGVSYDHGWSNFKGQSEIGTIPAPNFVVIGSGIFINEPASDVSPTDLNAQNGYLGVYALDSFDVTNELTVTTGVRYNNAQINLSDLTGQSPSLNSANNFQHINPGAGATYKITPNVSAYASWSEANRAPTPLELGCANPNQPCMIDNFLVSDPPLKQVISQTVEAGFKGNFDVAEVVPGRLEWSAGIFRTMNDNDILSVPSQVTGFGFFQNAGTTRRQGVETSLNYRTEKWNAYINYTYIDATFRTPVSLSSPNNPFADANGNIQVMPGDSLPGVPRNRLKFGVDYSVTPEWKVGGDFVYESSRYFFGDQINALSPLPGFATVNLRSSYQVTKNVQVYGLIQNAFNEHYATYGALFETDSTAGFAGFPQFNNPKSITVAPPIGLYIGLKATL is encoded by the coding sequence GTGCGTTTTTGGGAAAAAAGAGAACATAGGTTCGGTAAACTCGCCCTCATGCTCGCGACGAGCAGCCTCGCACTTTCGGCCTATGGAATGAAAGCCCAGGCGCAAACCGTCGTCCTTTCCCAAATCGACGTGGTCGCGACGACGCCGCTCGGGGGCGAAGGGACGGAACGGACCAAAGTTCCCTATAATGTCGAAACGTTGAGCCGCGAAGAATTTCAGCAAACCCATCAAAACGAAATCACCGAAGCGCTCGCCCGCCGCACGCCCGGCATCAGCACGAACGATGTGATCGGCAGCCCGCTCGTTCAAGAACTCGACTATCGCGGCTTCGTCGCATCGCCCATCCCGGGAACGCCGGAAGGCCTTGCGGTCTATCAGAACGGCGTGCGCATCAACGAAGCTTTCGGCGACGTGGTCAATTGGGACGCCATCCCGTCGGTCGCCATCAATCGCACGACGATTGAAAGCGGCAATCCGATCTTCGGCCTCAACGCGCTTGGCGGCGCCGTCGTTCTCGAGATGAACAATGGCTTCACCTATCAAGGCACCATGACAGACCTGCGTTTCGGCAGCCGCATGCGCCGCCAAGCCGAGTTCGAATATGGCAAGGCGATCGACAATTGGGGCTTCTATTTCGCGGCCGAGTCGCTGCACGACAATGGCTATCGCTACGACGGCGGTTCGCATGTCAACAGAGGCTATGCCGATCTCGGCTATCGCGCCGAAGGCAATGAACTCCATCTCGCCTTCACCGGTGGACGCACCAATCTGGGCGTCGCCGGCACGACGCCTGAAGAGCTCGTCGATTTCAACCGAAGCTCTGTCTTCACGACGCCGCAGACGACGCAAAACACCGTCGGCATGGTCCAGCTGAACGGCAAGTTCGACGTGACGAACACTCTGACAGTCAACACGGTCGGCTATATCCGCTCGTTCGACCAGGCGCATGTCGACGGCAATATCAGCAATTTTGCCTCATGCGGCGGAGCGACCCTCTGCGACGGCAGCGGCAATTCGACCAGCATTCCAGATGTCAGCAACGGCCAGATCGTCGGCGAGATCGACCGGAATTGGACACGCTCGCGCAGCACCGGCGCAACAGTCCAGCTGACCGATACGGATAAGATCATCGACCATAATAACAAGTTCACCGCCGGCGTGAGCTATGACCATGGTTGGTCGAACTTCAAAGGCCAGAGTGAGATCGGCACCATTCCGGCCCCGAATTTCGTCGTGATCGGCAGCGGCATTTTCATCAACGAACCCGCCTCCGACGTTTCGCCAACTGACCTCAATGCCCAAAACGGCTACCTCGGCGTCTATGCGCTCGATTCGTTCGACGTCACCAACGAGCTGACGGTGACTACGGGCGTTCGCTATAATAACGCCCAGATCAATCTCAGCGATCTGACCGGCCAAAGCCCCAGCCTCAACAGCGCCAACAATTTCCAGCATATCAATCCCGGCGCTGGCGCAACCTACAAGATCACGCCGAACGTCTCGGCCTATGCAAGCTGGTCGGAAGCCAACCGCGCTCCGACGCCGCTCGAACTCGGCTGCGCCAATCCGAACCAGCCCTGCATGATCGATAATTTTCTCGTCTCCGATCCACCGCTGAAACAGGTCATCTCGCAAACGGTCGAAGCGGGCTTCAAGGGCAATTTCGATGTTGCCGAGGTCGTGCCCGGCAGATTGGAATGGAGCGCCGGCATTTTCCGGACGATGAACGACAACGACATCTTGAGCGTGCCCAGCCAGGTCACCGGCTTCGGCTTCTTTCAGAATGCCGGAACGACACGCCGGCAAGGCGTCGAAACGAGCCTGAACTACAGGACGGAAAAGTGGAACGCCTATATCAACTATACGTATATTGACGCGACCTTCAGAACGCCCGTCTCGCTGTCGTCGCCCAATAATCCGTTCGCCGATGCGAACGGCAATATCCAAGTCATGCCCGGCGACAGCCTGCCCGGCGTGCCACGGAACAGGCTGAAATTCGGCGTCGATTATTCGGTAACTCCCGAATGGAAAGTCGGCGGCGATTTCGTCTATGAATCGAGCCGCTATTTCTTCGGCGACCAGATCAATGCATTGAGCCCGTTGCCGGGCTTTGCGACCGTCAACCTGCGCAGCTCTTATCAGGTCACCAAGAACGTTCAGGTCTATGGTTTGATCCAAAACGCTTTCAACGAACATTACGCGACTTACGGCGCCTTGTTCGAGACCGATTCGACGGCGGGCTTTGCCGGCTTCCCGCAATTCAACAATCCCAAGTCGATCACGGTCGCGCCGCCGATCGGCCTTTACATCGGCCTGAAAGCGACCCTGTAA
- a CDS encoding NupC/NupG family nucleoside CNT transporter produces the protein MAVLHGILGLLSLLFIAWILSENRWHIPLRIVIVGVALQIGLAFLFLKVPLATSAFLLLNDGVGALQKATDAGTTLVFGYLGGGPLPFAETQPGASFILAFRAFPLVLVISALASLLLYWGILQRIVGALAFALRRTLGIGGALALGGAVHIFVGMVEAPLLVRPYLNTMSRGELFALMSCGMAGIAGTVMVIYAGLIGPVIPDALGHILIASVISTPAALAVAALMVPFAPDPKESGKLSLPDPPASTMEAIVRGTNDGIGILVAIIATLIVLVALVSLVNLALGLLPHDGDPITLQRIFAYGFWPILWLIGIPEPDLGTASALMGTKTVLNEFVAYLNFSQLPPDALSPHSRLIMIYALCGFANFGSLGILVGGMSAMTPERKHEIVSLGLRSILSGTLATSMSGAVIGMIT, from the coding sequence ATGGCTGTGTTGCATGGTATCCTTGGGCTGTTGAGTCTTCTGTTCATCGCCTGGATCTTGAGCGAGAACCGCTGGCACATTCCACTGCGCATCGTCATCGTCGGCGTCGCGCTGCAAATCGGCCTTGCGTTTCTCTTTCTCAAAGTCCCGCTCGCAACGAGCGCTTTCCTGCTTCTCAACGACGGCGTCGGCGCACTCCAAAAGGCAACCGACGCGGGGACGACACTCGTTTTCGGCTATCTCGGCGGCGGCCCCTTGCCCTTTGCCGAGACGCAGCCGGGCGCAAGCTTCATTCTGGCGTTTCGCGCTTTCCCGCTTGTCCTGGTCATCAGCGCACTCGCCTCGCTGCTTCTCTATTGGGGGATTCTGCAGCGCATCGTCGGCGCGCTCGCTTTCGCACTGCGGCGGACGCTCGGCATAGGCGGCGCCCTCGCGCTCGGCGGCGCAGTCCATATTTTCGTCGGCATGGTCGAAGCACCGCTGCTCGTCCGGCCCTACCTCAACACAATGTCGCGCGGCGAACTCTTCGCCTTGATGAGTTGCGGCATGGCCGGCATAGCCGGCACCGTAATGGTGATTTACGCGGGTCTCATCGGCCCGGTCATCCCGGATGCCTTGGGCCATATTCTCATTGCCTCGGTCATCAGCACGCCGGCCGCGCTCGCCGTCGCAGCCCTCATGGTGCCCTTTGCGCCAGACCCGAAGGAATCGGGCAAATTGTCCCTGCCCGATCCGCCCGCGAGCACGATGGAAGCCATCGTGCGCGGCACCAATGACGGCATCGGCATTCTCGTCGCCATCATCGCCACATTGATCGTGCTCGTCGCGCTCGTGAGTCTCGTCAATCTTGCGCTTGGCCTGTTGCCGCATGACGGCGATCCGATCACCTTGCAGCGCATCTTCGCTTACGGCTTCTGGCCGATCCTCTGGCTGATCGGCATTCCAGAACCGGACCTCGGCACGGCTTCGGCTCTGATGGGCACCAAAACCGTGCTCAACGAATTCGTGGCCTATCTCAATTTTTCCCAACTTCCACCCGATGCCTTGAGCCCGCACTCGCGCCTCATCATGATCTATGCACTTTGTGGCTTCGCCAATTTCGGCAGTCTCGGCATTCTGGTCGGCGGCATGAGCGCCATGACGCCGGAGCGCAAACATGAGATCGTGTCGCTTGGCCTGCGCTCGATCCTCTCCGGCACGCTGGCGACCTCGATGAGCGGCGCGGTGATCGGCATGATCACTTAA
- a CDS encoding metallophosphoesterase, whose product MTVFFTSDTHFGEARILRAAKRPFATIAEHDDHLKRGWNETVGKDDEVWHLGDVGVAPGADGMSELLEKLHGRKHLIIGNNDGPKTLASPAWTSVQHYTELRLGETHCILCHYAFRTWNQMGKGAVDLHGHSHAMLKELTRQFDVGVDAWAYRPVMLETMLASRQRGKAKSAP is encoded by the coding sequence ATGACGGTCTTCTTCACCAGCGACACGCATTTCGGCGAGGCCCGCATTCTGCGCGCCGCGAAGCGCCCGTTTGCGACGATCGCCGAGCATGACGACCATTTGAAGCGCGGCTGGAACGAGACGGTCGGCAAGGACGACGAGGTCTGGCATTTGGGCGATGTCGGTGTCGCACCCGGCGCCGATGGCATGAGCGAGCTTCTCGAAAAGCTGCACGGCCGCAAACATCTCATCATCGGCAATAATGACGGGCCGAAAACGCTCGCAAGCCCCGCCTGGACGAGTGTCCAGCATTACACCGAATTGCGGCTCGGCGAGACGCATTGCATCTTGTGCCACTATGCGTTCCGCACCTGGAACCAGATGGGCAAGGGCGCCGTCGATCTGCACGGCCATTCGCATGCCATGCTGAAGGAGCTGACGCGGCAGTTCGATGTCGGAGTCGACGCCTGGGCCTATAGGCCGGTCATGCTGGAGACGATGTTGGCTTCACGGCAGCGGGGGAAAGCTAAAAGCGCCCCCTAA
- a CDS encoding BrnT family toxin, with amino-acid sequence MIDWKLVTGFDWDAGNSRKSVDKHAVSQAEAEQVFFNAPLLIAPDAMHSERENRLHALGRTDDGRRLHITFTLRAAESLIRAISARPMHAMERAHYDEEA; translated from the coding sequence ATGATTGATTGGAAACTTGTCACAGGTTTTGACTGGGACGCCGGCAATAGCCGCAAAAGCGTCGATAAGCACGCCGTCAGCCAAGCTGAAGCCGAGCAGGTTTTCTTCAACGCCCCTTTGTTGATCGCACCGGACGCTATGCATAGCGAACGCGAAAACCGGCTTCATGCACTGGGACGCACGGATGACGGAAGGCGGCTCCACATTACCTTTACACTGCGGGCCGCAGAAAGCCTGATCAGGGCGATCTCGGCGCGTCCGATGCACGCCATGGAAAGGGCCCATTATGACGAAGAAGCTTAA
- a CDS encoding BrnA antitoxin family protein translates to MTKKLKPVPSFANEAEERQFWEAHDSSDYVDWTGAERVSLPNLKPSTTSISLRLPVSLLEGIKIAANKRDVPYQSLIKTWLAEKLQTKV, encoded by the coding sequence ATGACGAAGAAGCTTAAGCCCGTTCCCTCTTTCGCCAATGAAGCGGAGGAACGGCAATTCTGGGAAGCGCATGATTCAAGCGATTATGTCGACTGGACGGGTGCGGAGCGCGTAAGCCTTCCGAACCTCAAGCCGAGCACGACATCGATTTCGTTGCGCCTCCCAGTGTCACTGCTGGAAGGGATCAAGATCGCCGCGAATAAACGCGACGTTCCTTATCAATCCTTGATCAAAACCTGGTTGGCGGAAAAACTGCAAACCAAGGTCTGA
- the tsf gene encoding translation elongation factor Ts: MANVTAAMVKDLREKTGAGMMDCKNALNETEGDIEAAIDWLRKKGLSKAAKKAGRIAAEGLVAIDVEGTSAVVIEVNSETDFVARNDDFQFLVKNIAHVAVEHGLTDVEALKAAAYPAGGTIGEAIAQTVAKIGEHMSLRRAALIHVPTGAIGSYVHNAVSPGMGKIGVIVGLATTGNAESVQPLAREIALHVASAAPLAVDSAGIDPAIVEREKAVLADKNAGKPPHVLEKIIESGLKSYYKEVCLVDQPSNYPEHAGKTIGQIIKEAEKHAGAPVTLVGFYRFALGEGIEKETTDFAAEVAAAAGGQA; encoded by the coding sequence ATGGCGAACGTCACCGCGGCGATGGTGAAGGATCTTCGGGAGAAGACCGGCGCCGGCATGATGGATTGCAAGAACGCACTCAACGAGACCGAAGGCGATATCGAAGCCGCGATCGACTGGCTGCGCAAGAAGGGCCTGTCGAAGGCCGCCAAGAAGGCCGGCCGAATCGCTGCCGAAGGGCTTGTCGCCATCGATGTCGAAGGCACGAGCGCTGTCGTGATCGAGGTCAATTCCGAGACGGATTTCGTCGCCCGCAACGATGATTTCCAGTTTCTGGTGAAGAACATCGCGCATGTCGCCGTCGAACATGGCCTGACCGATGTCGAAGCCTTGAAGGCCGCTGCCTATCCGGCGGGCGGCACGATTGGCGAGGCCATCGCCCAGACGGTTGCCAAGATCGGCGAGCATATGAGCCTGCGCCGTGCGGCGCTGATCCATGTGCCGACGGGTGCTATCGGCTCTTATGTCCATAATGCCGTGAGCCCCGGCATGGGCAAGATCGGCGTCATCGTCGGCTTGGCGACGACGGGCAACGCCGAATCCGTTCAGCCGCTGGCCCGCGAGATCGCCTTGCACGTCGCTTCCGCGGCGCCGCTGGCCGTCGATTCGGCTGGCATCGATCCGGCCATCGTCGAGCGCGAAAAGGCCGTGCTTGCCGACAAGAATGCCGGCAAGCCGCCGCATGTGCTCGAGAAGATCATCGAGTCGGGGCTGAAGTCCTATTATAAGGAAGTCTGCCTTGTCGATCAGCCGTCGAACTATCCGGAGCACGCGGGCAAGACGATCGGCCAGATCATCAAGGAAGCTGAAAAGCATGCTGGCGCGCCTGTGACCCTCGTTGGCTTCTATCGCTTCGCGCTCGGCGAAGGCATCGAGAAGGAAACGACCGATTTCGCGGCCGAGGTGGCGGCAGCGGCGGGCGGACAGGCGTAA
- a CDS encoding 30S ribosomal protein S2: MALPEFTMRGLLESGAHFGHQSHRWNPKMESFIFGTRNNIHIIDLAQTVPLLHQALKAVSDTVARGGRVLFVGTKRQAQDAIAEAARRSAQYYVNSRWLGGMLTNWKTISGSIQRLRKVDEMLDGGGATGLTKKERLMLSRERDKLEKALGGIKDMGGTPDLIFVIDTNKEQLAIQEAERLHIPVVAILDTNCDPDGINFPVPGNDDAGRAISLYCDLVARAALDGLSRSQGSTGFDVGEMEEPAAEVLPAEGGEAQGPAFELLTAPRGAPDDLAKLHGIGPQIIKKLNDAGIYHFWQIAAMTPADAEKVDHDLKLGGRIDRDGWIAQSGTLTAE; this comes from the coding sequence ATGGCATTGCCTGAATTCACTATGCGTGGGCTTCTCGAATCCGGAGCCCATTTCGGCCACCAATCGCATCGCTGGAACCCGAAGATGGAATCCTTCATCTTCGGCACGCGCAATAATATCCATATCATCGACCTCGCCCAGACGGTGCCTTTGCTGCACCAGGCGCTGAAGGCCGTGTCGGATACGGTCGCGCGTGGCGGACGTGTGCTTTTCGTCGGCACCAAGCGCCAGGCGCAGGACGCGATCGCGGAAGCGGCGCGGCGCTCGGCGCAATATTACGTCAATTCGCGCTGGCTCGGCGGGATGCTGACCAATTGGAAGACCATTTCGGGCTCGATTCAGCGCCTGCGCAAGGTCGACGAAATGCTCGACGGCGGCGGCGCGACGGGCCTTACCAAGAAAGAGCGCCTCATGCTGTCGCGCGAACGCGACAAGCTCGAAAAGGCGCTGGGCGGCATCAAGGACATGGGCGGTACGCCCGACCTCATTTTCGTGATCGACACGAATAAGGAACAATTGGCGATCCAGGAGGCGGAGCGCCTGCATATTCCGGTCGTTGCGATCCTCGATACGAATTGCGATCCGGACGGCATCAATTTCCCGGTTCCCGGCAATGACGATGCCGGTCGCGCGATCAGCCTCTATTGTGACCTCGTTGCCCGCGCCGCGCTCGACGGCCTGTCGCGCAGCCAGGGCTCGACCGGTTTCGATGTCGGCGAAATGGAAGAGCCGGCAGCCGAGGTTCTTCCCGCCGAAGGCGGCGAGGCGCAGGGCCCGGCGTTCGAACTTCTCACCGCGCCGCGCGGCGCGCCCGACGATCTCGCCAAGCTGCATGGCATCGGGCCGCAGATCATCAAGAAGCTGAACGATGCCGGCATCTACCATTTCTGGCAGATCGCCGCGATGACGCCGGCCGATGCGGAAAAGGTCGATCACGATCTGAAGCTCGGCGGCCGTATCGACCGTGACGGCTGGATCGCTCAGTCCGGCACGCTCACCGCCGAATAA
- a CDS encoding FUSC family protein, translating into MATSTGQPNSAQPEQKRGLAAAWSSVRSRFEAHKAPIRFCLRVTFAGLLAFCLAQLGNFPLRGLWAVLTAVIVTQVSVGGSILAISEYVVGTLAGAIYASLLALILPHGTTPLLGVVLTLSIAPLALAAGLNPMFRVAPFTAVIVLFVSTEFAQSPVDSAIYRVLEVLIGGVSTVVVSLVILPEKAHGRGLKAAAAVLERLAKVLPQLLEGFSRDLGPGGAVRIQDGLGDAIAQFQTIAAETKRERLTYLHPEPDLASLGRLLLRLRHDFVIIGRAAAAPLPEPFATRLNPLLEEVGTSTNAYLRGCGAALVARRPPPPSQATEAAIGKYEAQFAALRLEGLTRALPGLETERVFTLGFALEQLHQNLLDLQRAVNEYAGAASASKPKT; encoded by the coding sequence ATGGCGACGAGCACCGGCCAACCCAATTCCGCCCAGCCGGAGCAAAAACGCGGTTTGGCCGCTGCCTGGAGCTCCGTCCGCTCCAGGTTCGAGGCCCATAAGGCACCGATACGCTTCTGCCTGCGGGTGACGTTCGCCGGGCTTCTGGCCTTCTGCCTTGCCCAGCTCGGCAACTTCCCGCTGCGCGGGCTTTGGGCCGTCTTGACCGCCGTCATCGTGACTCAGGTCAGCGTCGGCGGGTCGATCCTCGCCATTTCCGAATATGTCGTCGGTACGCTGGCAGGCGCGATCTATGCCAGCCTGCTCGCCCTTATTCTTCCACATGGGACGACACCTCTGCTGGGCGTCGTCCTGACCCTCAGCATCGCGCCGCTTGCCTTGGCGGCCGGCCTCAATCCCATGTTCCGCGTGGCGCCCTTCACGGCCGTCATCGTCTTGTTCGTATCGACCGAGTTTGCGCAAAGCCCGGTCGATTCCGCCATTTATCGCGTGCTGGAAGTCCTGATCGGCGGCGTCAGCACCGTCGTGGTCTCGCTCGTGATCCTGCCTGAAAAGGCGCATGGCCGGGGACTGAAAGCCGCGGCCGCCGTCCTTGAGCGCCTGGCGAAAGTCCTGCCCCAATTGCTCGAAGGTTTTAGCCGCGATCTAGGCCCGGGCGGCGCCGTCCGCATCCAGGACGGCCTCGGCGACGCGATCGCCCAATTCCAGACGATCGCTGCGGAAACCAAACGCGAGCGCCTGACCTATCTGCACCCCGAGCCGGACCTCGCTTCTCTCGGGCGGCTGCTTTTGCGGCTGCGGCACGATTTCGTCATCATCGGACGCGCGGCAGCGGCCCCCCTGCCCGAGCCCTTCGCAACGCGTCTCAACCCTCTGCTCGAAGAGGTGGGCACGAGCACAAACGCCTATCTGCGCGGCTGCGGCGCCGCGCTCGTAGCCCGGCGGCCTCCGCCGCCATCTCAGGCCACCGAGGCCGCGATCGGAAAATACGAGGCCCAATTCGCGGCGCTTCGGCTGGAAGGCCTGACGCGCGCTCTACCGGGGCTCGAGACCGAACGCGTCTTCACGCTCGGTTTCGCGCTCGAGCAATTGCATCAAAACCTGTTGGATCTTCAGCGCGCGGTAAATGAATATGCCGGGGCCGCGAGCGCATCCAAGCCTAAGACGTAA